The following proteins are encoded in a genomic region of Saccharopolyspora antimicrobica:
- a CDS encoding 3-deoxy-7-phosphoheptulonate synthase, giving the protein MTLSLNTAAAAQQPDWPDGELVERARRTLSDLPGLTTEDEIDSLREVLAAAALGEALVLQGGDCAERFADAEPGTVRRKLDHLQGVASVLRSGAELPVVPIGRIAGQYAKPRSTSHEELPDGRSLPSYRGDAVNDIAADPVLRIPDPDRLLTAYHSARAVLDTMRSSWIGRPAAERVYAAHELLLLPYEEPLVRSGSMGKFAASAHFGWVGERTRDVGGAHVRLAESVQNPIGVKIGPAVTPVEVVELVHKLNPDRIPGRLTLIVRMGASEVGRRLPLLVEEVARHAGPVIWLSDPMHGNTSRTSGGVKTRFLPAVLEEVTTFVRVLRERGQWPAGLHLELTPDPVTECVDGPEEFEGRLAFPDYRSVCDPRLNPAQAAQVVDAFLLAAR; this is encoded by the coding sequence GTGACTCTTTCCCTCAACACGGCTGCGGCGGCACAGCAGCCGGACTGGCCGGACGGTGAACTCGTCGAGCGGGCGCGCCGCACCTTGAGCGACTTGCCCGGGCTCACCACGGAGGACGAGATCGACAGCCTCCGCGAGGTGTTGGCAGCAGCGGCGCTCGGTGAAGCGCTGGTGCTTCAGGGCGGCGACTGCGCCGAGCGGTTCGCGGACGCGGAGCCCGGCACCGTGCGGCGCAAGCTCGACCACCTCCAGGGAGTGGCGTCGGTGCTGCGCTCCGGTGCCGAGCTGCCCGTGGTGCCGATCGGCAGGATCGCGGGCCAGTACGCCAAGCCGAGATCCACCTCCCACGAGGAGCTGCCCGACGGCCGGAGCCTGCCGAGCTACCGAGGCGACGCGGTGAACGACATCGCCGCTGACCCCGTGCTGAGGATCCCCGACCCGGACCGGTTGCTGACCGCCTACCACAGCGCTCGGGCGGTGCTGGACACGATGCGTTCCTCGTGGATCGGCCGGCCGGCTGCCGAGCGGGTCTACGCCGCTCACGAACTGCTCCTGCTCCCGTACGAGGAACCGCTGGTCAGATCCGGGTCGATGGGGAAGTTCGCGGCGTCCGCGCATTTCGGCTGGGTCGGTGAGCGCACGCGGGACGTCGGCGGCGCGCACGTGCGGCTGGCGGAGTCCGTCCAGAACCCGATCGGGGTGAAGATCGGCCCGGCAGTCACGCCGGTGGAGGTGGTCGAGCTCGTTCACAAGCTCAACCCGGACCGGATTCCAGGGCGGCTGACGCTCATCGTGCGCATGGGGGCGAGCGAGGTCGGCAGGCGATTACCGCTCCTGGTGGAGGAGGTGGCCAGGCATGCCGGGCCGGTGATCTGGCTCAGCGACCCGATGCACGGCAACACGTCGCGCACGAGCGGCGGTGTCAAGACGAGGTTCCTGCCCGCCGTGCTGGAGGAGGTGACGACGTTCGTGCGGGTCCTGCGCGAACGGGGGCAGTGGCCCGCGGGTCTGCACCTGGAGCTGACTCCGGACCCGGTGACGGAATGCGTGGACGGCCCCGAGGAGTTCGAGGGTCGCCTGGCGTTCCCCGACTACCGCTCTGTCTGCGATCCCAGGCTCAACCCGGCTCAAGCGGCGCAGGTCGTCGACGCCTTTCTCCTTGCGGCGCGCTGA
- a CDS encoding SDR family NAD(P)-dependent oxidoreductase, giving the protein MTGPMGIDLAGKNAVVTGASRGIGLAVVRELVSCGARVLGGARTPSPALSEATPHTLAVDLATLDGPARLVEHAIGTFGGIDILINNVSGSESQDGGFLDVSEESWHREFEATFFSAVRATRAGLSSLVERRGSVVMVGSVHSRLPLPGVVAYSAAKSALASVTKALSEEFAPRGVRVNSVSPGLVRTAVWTGPDSEGAKLARQYGVSQEELLAGLPAQAGVTTGVFSEPEEIARLVVLVASGVLPNLTGAEIVLDGGMIKTL; this is encoded by the coding sequence GTGACCGGGCCGATGGGGATCGACCTCGCCGGGAAGAACGCGGTCGTCACGGGAGCGAGCCGGGGTATCGGCCTGGCGGTGGTGCGCGAGCTCGTGAGCTGCGGAGCGCGAGTGCTCGGTGGCGCGCGCACGCCGAGCCCTGCGCTGAGCGAGGCCACGCCGCACACCCTCGCCGTCGACCTGGCCACTTTGGACGGACCCGCTCGGCTCGTCGAGCACGCGATCGGGACGTTCGGCGGAATCGACATCCTGATCAACAACGTGTCCGGGTCGGAGTCGCAGGACGGCGGGTTCCTCGACGTGTCGGAGGAGTCCTGGCACCGGGAGTTCGAAGCCACGTTCTTCAGCGCTGTTCGCGCGACCCGGGCAGGGCTCTCCTCGCTGGTCGAGCGACGTGGTTCGGTGGTGATGGTCGGCTCGGTGCACTCCCGGCTCCCGCTTCCGGGAGTCGTCGCCTACTCGGCTGCGAAGTCGGCGCTGGCGAGCGTGACGAAGGCCTTGTCCGAGGAGTTCGCGCCGCGGGGAGTCCGGGTCAACTCCGTTTCCCCCGGTCTGGTGCGCACGGCGGTGTGGACCGGGCCTGACAGCGAAGGCGCGAAACTGGCTCGGCAGTACGGGGTCAGCCAGGAGGAGCTGCTCGCCGGATTGCCCGCTCAGGCAGGCGTGACCACGGGGGTGTTCAGCGAGCCGGAGGAGATCGCGCGCCTGGTGGTCCTGGTCGCGTCGGGCGTGCTTCCCAACCTCACCGGTGCCGAGATCGTCCTCGACGGTGGCATGATCAAGACGCTGTGA
- a CDS encoding MFS transporter, with amino-acid sequence MLTLPVLLISVDMTVLNFAVPHISRDLGAGSVELLWIVDIYSFVLAALLVSMGALGDRIGRRKLLMFGAAGFGVASLITAFAPSAGVMIAARALLGVAGATLMPSTLSLIRSMFPDGRQRQTAIAVWASALSAGSALGPLLGGALLEFFWWGSLFLINVPITVLVIVFAPILVRESKAAQLGKLDPVSVLLLAAAMFPVVYGIKSFAEHGLDPLAAALFLVGAASGFAFVRRQLKLDEPLLDIGLFSIRPFTIAVMLNLITLFAMIAALFFLTQYLQIVLGLNPFVAGLSLLPGLLLAVLASFLAVPVSRWLRTTGTLVVGVGLMVVGFVMFTVLPDGRQVTFAAIAFSFVCFGMGLAQTLTNDAVVSSAPEERAGAASAVSETGYELGAALGVAVLGSVLLASYQSGMPDAPGEAARSVAGAAELAGSLPGGAGEALLQQAFSAFVSGIHVTSAVAAVILVAAAVTTAVVLRKSRVPEAEAGS; translated from the coding sequence GTGCTCACCTTGCCGGTCCTGCTGATCTCCGTCGACATGACGGTCCTGAATTTCGCCGTGCCGCACATCAGCCGGGACCTCGGTGCCGGTTCCGTCGAACTGCTGTGGATCGTCGACATCTACTCGTTCGTGCTGGCCGCGCTGCTGGTTTCGATGGGCGCGCTCGGCGACCGGATCGGCCGGCGCAAGCTGCTCATGTTCGGCGCCGCCGGATTCGGCGTCGCGTCGCTGATCACCGCGTTCGCCCCGAGCGCCGGCGTGATGATCGCCGCCCGCGCCCTGCTGGGCGTCGCAGGCGCGACGCTCATGCCCTCCACCTTGTCGCTGATCAGGAGCATGTTCCCCGACGGCCGGCAGCGGCAGACCGCCATCGCGGTGTGGGCTTCCGCCCTGTCGGCCGGTTCCGCGCTCGGACCGCTGCTCGGCGGCGCGCTGCTCGAATTCTTCTGGTGGGGTTCGCTTTTCCTCATCAACGTGCCGATCACGGTTCTCGTCATCGTTTTCGCACCGATCCTGGTGCGTGAATCCAAGGCCGCGCAGCTCGGCAAGCTCGACCCGGTGAGCGTATTGCTGTTGGCCGCCGCGATGTTCCCCGTCGTCTACGGGATCAAATCGTTCGCCGAGCACGGACTCGATCCGCTGGCCGCGGCGCTGTTCCTGGTCGGTGCCGCCAGCGGGTTCGCGTTCGTCCGCCGCCAGCTCAAGCTCGACGAACCGCTGCTGGACATCGGACTGTTCTCCATCCGCCCGTTCACCATCGCCGTCATGCTCAACCTGATCACGCTGTTCGCGATGATCGCGGCGCTGTTCTTCCTGACCCAGTACCTCCAGATCGTCCTGGGACTCAACCCGTTCGTGGCCGGCCTGTCGCTGCTGCCCGGCCTGCTGCTCGCAGTTCTCGCCAGCTTCCTCGCGGTGCCGGTCTCCCGGTGGCTGCGCACCACCGGAACGCTCGTCGTCGGTGTCGGTCTGATGGTCGTCGGGTTCGTGATGTTCACCGTGCTGCCCGACGGCAGGCAGGTGACCTTCGCCGCCATCGCGTTCTCCTTCGTGTGCTTCGGCATGGGACTGGCCCAGACCCTCACCAACGACGCAGTGGTCAGCTCCGCACCGGAAGAACGCGCAGGCGCGGCATCTGCCGTCTCGGAAACCGGCTACGAACTCGGCGCCGCCCTCGGCGTGGCCGTGCTGGGAAGCGTCCTGCTGGCTTCCTACCAATCCGGAATGCCCGACGCACCGGGCGAAGCCGCGCGCAGCGTCGCAGGTGCCGCGGAACTCGCGGGAAGCCTGCCCGGCGGAGCAGGCGAAGCCCTGCTGCAGCAGGCGTTCTCGGCGTTCGTCAGCGGTATCCACGTCACCAGCGCGGTCGCGGCGGTGATCCTGGTCGCCGCCGCGGTGACCACGGCCGTGGTGCTGCGGAAATCCCGTGTGCCCGAAGCGGAAGCAGGAAGCTGA
- a CDS encoding flavin monoamine oxidase family protein, with product MDRRSVLRAAVAVGAGVVASPAAAAAAGARITDVIVIGAGLAGLAAARDLVAAGLTVTVLEARTRPGGRVGDVRTAGGLSVDGGAQFVGPTQDNMTALARDYGVAIQPTYTGGRSVFWRDGKASYFEVDHAFPPELNDPAVDAAIAEIDALSAGFPVGEPWRHPQAAELDAITFTEWIGRRSSSDLAHLILGRVSGSAVVSAPPEEVSALYMLNYYAAAGDGRNPGTYQRLMGTAGGAQESFLDGAVRIPEGIARELGERVVFGAPVRRLRQNRDHVIAHSDRGVHRGRKAIVAMSPAISGQIYYDPLLPAARRRLTTGYRMGNIGKFVAVYDRPWWREAGLSGQLVGNGSPIDVVYESYRNGKHVLIGFVAPKPMRRLDHVPANWFAAECKRALVGYFGRAAANMSDFGFVRWDNEKWSRGGPVAVTAPGVLAAHGRALREPVGHLHWAGTETTDYWIGYMEGAVRSGRRAAAEVVAELG from the coding sequence ATGGATCGACGGTCGGTGCTGCGCGCCGCCGTTGCGGTGGGTGCCGGTGTTGTCGCGTCTCCGGCCGCTGCCGCAGCCGCCGGTGCGCGCATCACCGACGTCATAGTGATCGGGGCGGGCCTCGCCGGCCTTGCCGCAGCCCGCGACCTGGTCGCCGCCGGCCTCACCGTCACCGTGCTGGAAGCGCGAACCAGGCCGGGCGGCCGGGTCGGTGACGTGCGCACCGCGGGCGGGCTGTCCGTCGACGGCGGTGCGCAGTTCGTGGGGCCGACCCAGGACAACATGACCGCGTTGGCGCGCGACTACGGAGTTGCGATTCAGCCGACCTACACCGGTGGGCGGAGCGTGTTCTGGCGCGATGGGAAGGCGTCCTACTTCGAGGTGGACCACGCGTTCCCGCCCGAGCTGAACGACCCCGCGGTGGACGCCGCGATCGCCGAGATCGACGCGCTGTCCGCCGGTTTCCCGGTCGGCGAGCCGTGGCGCCACCCGCAGGCCGCCGAGCTCGACGCCATCACGTTCACGGAGTGGATCGGCCGACGTTCCTCCAGCGACCTCGCCCACCTGATCCTGGGCAGGGTCAGCGGTTCGGCGGTCGTCTCCGCGCCGCCGGAGGAGGTGTCGGCGCTGTACATGCTCAACTACTACGCCGCCGCCGGAGACGGCCGGAACCCCGGCACCTACCAGCGTCTGATGGGCACTGCCGGCGGGGCGCAGGAGAGCTTCCTGGACGGTGCGGTCCGGATTCCGGAGGGGATCGCCCGCGAACTCGGTGAACGCGTGGTTTTCGGGGCGCCGGTGCGACGTCTCCGCCAGAACCGCGATCACGTCATCGCGCACTCCGATCGCGGCGTGCACCGCGGCCGCAAGGCGATCGTCGCGATGTCGCCCGCCATCAGCGGTCAGATCTACTACGACCCGCTGCTGCCCGCGGCCCGGCGACGTCTCACCACGGGGTACCGGATGGGGAACATCGGCAAGTTCGTCGCGGTCTACGACCGTCCGTGGTGGCGCGAAGCGGGACTGTCCGGTCAGCTCGTCGGCAACGGCTCGCCCATCGACGTCGTGTACGAGAGCTACCGCAACGGCAAGCACGTGCTGATCGGCTTCGTCGCGCCGAAGCCGATGCGCCGGTTGGACCACGTGCCGGCGAACTGGTTCGCCGCCGAGTGCAAGCGCGCCCTGGTCGGGTACTTCGGACGAGCGGCGGCGAACATGTCCGATTTCGGTTTCGTCCGCTGGGACAACGAGAAGTGGTCGCGCGGCGGTCCGGTTGCGGTGACCGCGCCGGGCGTGCTGGCCGCCCA